The DNA sequence TTCGGGGGAGGGGTCGCCACGGACACCGAACGATCCTCCTATGCCTTCCAAACCGCTGATTTGAGGGACCTCCTGCTGGATCTTTCAAACAGCCAGTTCGAAGATCGCCACATCTATTCCGGATTTCTTTCCGATGAAAAGGCCTATGTCTTCGATTCAGCCACTAACCAGTATGTTTATCAAGGAGACAGCGGTCAATTCAGTCTACCGATTGATAAAAAAATGGATCAGACCATCAATTTTGTCGGCAGCAGCGATGATTCGTCCAAAACGACCGCCTTCAGTTATACCTTACCGGCTCCGGAGACCACCACCTTGGCGGACGGAAGCTTAGTTACCTATACGGCAGTTGCCGACCCTGCTCATAATGCCACAACCATCGAAGTCCAGATTACCCATCCCGATCATCCGGGCGACCCCATTTATGAGGACACCTTCAGCTTTTCAAATTTTATGGATATGGCCAATATTTTAAACCATTCCTGGCAATATGAGGATATAGACGGGACCACCTCATTAACCCAGTCCAAATCCGTGAATCGCATAGAAGCCTTGGTCATCCCTCTGGAGAAGGCTGCCGAACAGGTTTTGGCTGTACGGAGCGAACTGGGAACCAGGCAAGTCCATCTGAATGATCAGAAAACAAGACTGGAGGTCGATACGGTTAATCAAAAAAATAACCTGACCGAAACGGAAGAGGCGAGTATGGATGAGACCATTGTAGAATTGCAGACCATTATGACCAATCTGAATGCCCTGCGCTCGGCCTCATCCAGGATCCTTTCTCAATCCTTGTTTGATTTCCTAAGATAAAGCGATTGATATAAGGACTTTTCGCCCCTTTTTATCATCCCGGCCATCCTTTGACCGGATATCCTCTTTCACTTATTAGGTTCCCTTCCAGCGAAAAAACTTCTAAAGTTTTTTTTCTTTTCAACCGATAAAAAGATACAGGTCTAATACACCTTAGGGGAGGGAAACGCAATGTCGACTATTCCAATCCATTTTCAAGAGGTTATTCGTTTTTATGCCAGGGTCAATAAACTTCGGAACAATGCTTCCGGGGACCAGGGAAGAAGCAGTAGTCCGGATTTATTAAATATATCATCGGAAGCCAAAAAAAAACTGGTCTTGGAACAGGCCCGAAATGAAGTTTTGGA is a window from the Deltaproteobacteria bacterium genome containing:
- the flgL gene encoding flagellar hook-associated protein FlgL: MRIASDQLYDQLARGLRNHLTNLAEITNQLATGKKTAKPSDDVLGTLKAMDYKLTISQNDQYARNITEAITFLNFNDTVLDQVSTALTGLKKMTSFGGGVATDTERSSYAFQTADLRDLLLDLSNSQFEDRHIYSGFLSDEKAYVFDSATNQYVYQGDSGQFSLPIDKKMDQTINFVGSSDDSSKTTAFSYTLPAPETTTLADGSLVTYTAVADPAHNATTIEVQITHPDHPGDPIYEDTFSFSNFMDMANILNHSWQYEDIDGTTSLTQSKSVNRIEALVIPLEKAAEQVLAVRSELGTRQVHLNDQKTRLEVDTVNQKNNLTETEEASMDETIVELQTIMTNLNALRSASSRILSQSLFDFLR